One part of the Chryseobacterium sp. 7 genome encodes these proteins:
- a CDS encoding BamA/TamA family outer membrane protein produces MSNKFHIYCKYLLVSGMASTVVSCSNTRFLKEGQMLYTGAKVKIENDTISKKEKKDLQAALEENLTPKPNSTFLGMRPKLYFYNIAKEPKKDKGFNYWLKYKVGEKPVLLGDVDREFNKDIIVNYSENKGYFNAKASYDTVSKNKKAQVIYTVRPGSRYLIDGVKFQKDSTLVNKEIQSFTKRTLLKNGKPFDLDVIKAERERIDNRLKERGFYYFHPDNIIVQADSTVSKNHKVELNVKLKDNTPDLATQQFSIDNVIVFPNYNIQDVKDGKYSIPMDKDSLSKYAFDDIYVIDPQHKFKPKIFDRALYFKKGDLYNRSNHNLTLNRLISLGVFKFVKNEFIVSDSLSHKFDTYYLLTPRQVQSLRLEALGRTNSANYAGSELNLNWTHRNFFRGAEQFKAAIYGAFDFQMGGAQNANNIFRAGTNVQLSIPRIVAPFRFHSSSEFVPRTNITLGYEFQNRTQYYTLNNFTGSFGYVWKENARKEHDLKVIDITLVSPAKVTEEYEIKSATNPAMQRVVAKQLIFGPTYSYTYTNTMLPRTNTFYYKGTLDLAGNITGLVTGADVKKDKEKKIFGIPFSQYVKIENDLRFYHKFTEKSSLATRFIGGIAYPYGNSEFIPFSKQFFSGGSNSIRAFRARTLGPGSFDPRTIDAGTYFDQSGDVKLELNAEYRANLYKFLNAAVFVDAGNIWLLHDDKDRPGAKFSKDFLNEIAVGAGVGLRLDFSILILRLDLAMPLRVPYYQKGDRWAFDKINFGDSSWRKDNLVLNIAIGYPF; encoded by the coding sequence ATGAGTAATAAGTTCCATATATATTGTAAGTATCTGTTGGTTTCCGGAATGGCATCCACAGTAGTCTCGTGCAGCAACACAAGGTTTTTGAAAGAAGGGCAGATGCTGTACACAGGAGCCAAAGTAAAGATTGAAAACGATACAATTTCCAAAAAAGAAAAAAAAGATCTCCAGGCCGCACTGGAAGAAAATCTTACACCAAAACCCAATTCTACATTTTTGGGAATGCGTCCTAAGCTGTATTTTTATAATATCGCCAAAGAACCTAAAAAGGATAAAGGTTTTAATTACTGGCTTAAATATAAAGTAGGTGAAAAGCCTGTACTCTTGGGAGATGTAGATCGCGAGTTCAATAAAGATATCATCGTCAATTATTCTGAAAACAAAGGATATTTCAATGCGAAAGCATCTTATGATACAGTTTCAAAGAACAAAAAGGCTCAGGTTATTTATACCGTAAGACCGGGTTCCAGATATCTGATTGACGGTGTAAAATTCCAGAAAGATTCTACGCTGGTTAATAAGGAAATTCAAAGTTTTACAAAAAGGACTCTTCTTAAAAACGGAAAACCGTTTGATCTGGATGTCATCAAAGCAGAAAGGGAAAGAATTGACAACAGATTAAAAGAAAGAGGTTTTTACTATTTCCATCCCGATAATATCATTGTGCAGGCCGACAGTACGGTGAGCAAAAATCATAAGGTTGAGCTTAATGTAAAACTGAAAGACAATACCCCTGATTTAGCCACCCAGCAGTTCAGCATTGATAATGTTATTGTATTTCCCAATTACAACATTCAGGATGTAAAAGATGGCAAATACAGTATCCCGATGGATAAAGATTCTCTTTCTAAATACGCTTTTGATGATATTTATGTTATTGATCCTCAACATAAATTCAAACCGAAAATTTTTGACAGAGCGTTATACTTCAAAAAAGGAGATCTTTATAACCGTTCCAATCACAATCTTACCCTAAACCGGTTGATCAGTCTGGGTGTTTTCAAATTTGTAAAGAATGAGTTCATCGTATCTGATTCTTTAAGCCATAAATTTGATACCTATTATTTATTAACGCCAAGACAAGTTCAGTCTCTTCGTCTGGAAGCGTTGGGTAGAACGAACTCTGCCAATTATGCAGGTAGTGAGCTGAACCTGAACTGGACCCACAGAAATTTCTTCCGTGGTGCAGAACAGTTTAAAGCAGCTATCTACGGAGCTTTTGATTTCCAGATGGGAGGTGCACAGAATGCCAATAATATTTTTCGTGCAGGAACGAATGTACAGCTTTCTATTCCTAGAATTGTGGCTCCGTTCCGTTTTCACTCGTCCAGTGAATTTGTTCCAAGAACGAATATCACATTGGGATATGAATTCCAGAACAGAACACAATATTATACCCTTAATAACTTCACCGGATCATTTGGATATGTGTGGAAAGAAAATGCAAGAAAAGAACATGACCTGAAGGTAATTGATATTACATTGGTTTCTCCAGCAAAGGTTACAGAAGAATATGAGATTAAATCTGCTACTAACCCTGCTATGCAAAGAGTCGTAGCGAAGCAGCTTATTTTCGGTCCAACTTATTCTTACACCTATACCAATACCATGTTGCCAAGGACCAATACGTTTTATTACAAGGGGACGCTTGATCTGGCAGGAAATATTACAGGACTGGTTACGGGAGCCGACGTAAAAAAAGATAAAGAGAAGAAAATTTTCGGTATTCCTTTTAGCCAGTATGTAAAAATTGAAAACGATTTAAGATTCTATCATAAGTTTACAGAAAAGTCATCACTTGCAACAAGATTTATAGGAGGAATCGCTTATCCCTACGGAAATTCAGAGTTTATTCCTTTCTCCAAACAGTTTTTCTCAGGAGGTAGTAACAGTATCAGAGCATTCCGTGCGAGAACTTTAGGGCCGGGAAGCTTTGATCCGAGAACTATTGATGCAGGTACTTATTTTGACCAGTCCGGAGATGTAAAACTGGAATTAAATGCGGAGTACCGCGCCAATCTTTATAAGTTTTTAAATGCTGCCGTGTTTGTAGATGCCGGAAATATCTGGTTGCTTCATGATGACAAAGACAGACCGGGAGCTAAGTTTTCAAAAGACTTTTTAAATGAAATTGCGGTGGGAGCCGGAGTTGGTCTGAGACTGGATTTTTCTATCCTGATTCTGAGACTGGATCTCGCGATGCCACTGAGAGTTCCTTACTATCAGAAAGGAGACAGATGGGCTTTCGATAAAATCAATTTCGGAGACTCAAGCTGGAGAAAAGATAATCTTGTTTTAAATATTGCCATCGGATATCCATTTTAA